The region TAATTACAAAGGCAATTTCTCTAGACTACTATAATCTGGTCCTGCTCATATAGTCAAGAGGAGAGTGGGAAACAGTTACAGGAAGCTCTAAAATACTGTGGTCACTCACACAGTGTAGCACAGTTCATTTCGCCATTCatcctttgaaaaaaacaagccaaaaaaaaggttgaatcTCATTATCAGTGAAGCTGAGGGTTTTGGGGTTAGATTTTTGGGTAAAGCAGGAAAGTGAGGTGCGATGCTTACCGGTCTTCATTAAAAATGGTCTCATCATTAATCTGTCTTtccacaaagacaaaaaaaagacacaaagacagaacagagaGCACCACTTTCACCACTGTTTTTCTAAAGACCCTCATCCACAATACCGAATCAGGGTTGATTTATGCAGAGGAAggctttataataataataataataatatcccATGAGTTAACCAAGCTGAGGATGAACCCTTGACGTGTTTTCACAGTGTACATCCCTCTGGAAGTCATTCCCAAAATCCACCCGGAAAAGGCTTGCTGAGAAAAGCCTGGATTATAATTCACCtgacaaatgaaagaaaagctgTCCTCTGCCTCTTCCTATAGCTTTTGAAATTGACTAGTGTAATGACCAACAgccagtataaaataaaaatacaccaaGGATGCACAGAAACCATGTACCTTTAAATTGCACTGATAGAACCATTGCGCATATTCCAAGTCACACTGATGAGTCTTGCATTTCCCTCCCTTCCATCACCTCCAGCCAGTCATGGTTACCCTTTTCTTTGGGCGGGGGACTGGAGCTGGTTTGGTTGTGTAACTGGGAGGGCAGGGTTTAGTAGTCTGCAAGAGGAAAAGGGGACAGGTTGAGAGCAGCACAGTGATCCTGACATTTCCCTTAATCTCATCCAGTGTTGTCCCTGTACTATCTGGACTCTCCGTCTTTGTGGGCGCTGTACATTGTCAGCTCACCTGGCCCTCCAAGTCTACGGGGAGGTGTGGACGACCGGCTGGTGATGGACGGAATGAGTGGAGGCGGTGCCCCCACTGCCAGAGCTCCCACCAAGCCTGCAGGGGTCTTTGCCAGGATGCCATTGGGCACGTGCTGTGGGTTTAGTGGGCCTAGACGGGCGAAGAGGCCAGCGTGGTGCTGGGAAGCATGAGAGGCTCCATGTTGGAGCGAGTGGGAGAGAAGGCCAGGGTGGAGCTGCTCCAGGTGAGCGGCAGTAGCAGCGTGAGAGGGGCTTGAGAGGTGAGAGCCAGCAGGGATGTGTGGGTGCATCCCAAAGTAGCGAGCCCGCTCAAAGTCTTCCCTCAGGATCTGGGCACGCTGCTCCTCATCGATCAGTCCTCCTCCTGGGGGTCCAAGGTGATGAGGGCGGTCAAAGTGATGGGCCATTAGGCCGAACTCCTGGCGGACAGCAGAGGTGGAGGCAGAGGTAGATGTCGGAGGGTGGTGAGGGTTGGCTGCTGCGGCAGCTGCCTCCAGAAGACGCTGATGCTGGAGCAGACGGGCCAGATGTGGATCGGATCGCAGGGCTAGGTGAGGGTCTGACCGAAGGGCCAAAGCCTCCCTACGATGCTGATGTTGCTGCTGAGCCGCCAGTTCCCTCCAGGGGTCCCAGGTGAAGCTGTGTGGACCCTGCGATGGTCCTTGGCCTGGACCATGGTGGAAACGTTCTCCTGGACCCATTACCAAACCTGCAGCACCTGTGGTCCCCAAATACGCTTCAATGGCCCTGGAGCGGTCCAGCAGGGAAAGGTGTTGGTGGGAAGGATGGTTTGGAGTGGGTGGCATGAGGGGAACACCAGGAGTGGGCGTCAGTGATAAAGAGGAAGGGGTACCAGAACGATGGTGGTGTGGATGGCTGTTGGGGCGTTCAAAGCTGTGGTTGGGTGCTGGGGGAGGCAGGCTGATGGGGATATGCTCCGGCTCCTCTTTCCGCTCCTCTTTGACTTTGACTGGCGGGAGAAGCAGCGGAGGTTTGGAGACGGGTGTTGTGGTCCGGTCAGACTTCTTGGCCTGAGACAAAGAAGGGACAGAGGCAGAAGCtgcggaggaggagggggggtaaCCGTCTCTTTGGGAGTGCGAGGGTTCGCTGTGATGTGCTGTCTGGGCCATCGGGCGGGAGTAAAGGTCCATAGGCGATGGGGCTGAGCGGTTGGAGGGTGGGGGAGTGGTGAGcacagaagatgatgaagacCGTGGTCTGTCCCTGTCTGCTACTGAAGAGCCAAGAGGAGGTCCCCGTGAAGACACTGTGGGCTGCGGCCTCTTGTCCCCGTCTCTGTCCCGCTCGCGGTCTCTGTCTCTATTTAAGCTGCGTGTCAGGTCCTCAATAGGCCCAGTGCTCGCCCCCAGGGCACTGCTGTGGCCATTAATgtgggagactggggtgctacTGCGGGGCTTGAAGGGAGGGGCAACTGGAGACATTCTCACAGGTTGTCGGCCATACAGCATATTGTCTCTGCAAAACAATGTGCACAACAGTTACATAATGGAGAGAATTCAAACTAGgggtgtttttttattattcccacttcatctttttattaaaaagaatagtttgtttttcatttaaatgtctggaagaacTCGTAAAAAATTGTCAAATAtaatttttgttgctttttgtgagttgatataaatgtaactgatcGTTAAATGGGCTTATATCGTCTCATATCGATCACAGGTCCCTGAATTGCCAATGTATTGTtgcagactttgtgatatcagcaAATATCCAAAGAATTGATATATCGTACAGTAATAAAATTAGTAATTTACCCCCCTAATTTATTCCAGTCATTTATAATACAAGCTTAACTGGCAGCATTGATAATGTAAACAATAGCATAGCACTTTAATTTATCAACAAATGGTTCCAAAATATAAAGACGCGAGAGGAAATTTTTGTTGTATCaattatattgtgttttatgGTGATTTTTTGGTAGTTGTAGCTCATTACTCATCACGGGACTGCCTGGGTTAATGTTAGTACTTACTGCCAAAAAAACCAAGCTCTTCCTTCTAATGGCTGAATGCCATACCTGTCCTTTTCATCCTTGATGTGGGGGATGTCTCTCCTCTCCATTTCCTTTGCTCGATCCCTCTCATCCCGCTTGTCTGGCCCTTTAGCCCAGCTGGGGCCAGGAGCAAACCCAGATGGGCCGCCGTGTAGACGGTTCCATGGGTCATGATGGTTGGGGGTGGACAAACTTCCAACCACATTAGCTGGTGAATCTTTAGGGCCATACACAGATCCCGCTGCGGACCAGAAGGACATAtaagaaacaacaaaataacagtGTAGAAGCAATTTCTTACCTTAAAAATTTCACAAAACTGCAAGTcatgggcgcccggatagctcagttggtagtagagatggtccgataccattttttgcttcccgataccgattccgatacctgaacttgtgtaccggccgataccgagtactgatccgataccagtgtgtcatatattttattatgttttaacagctgtatactactatccctgtatggatgtgatattatttctatctttgttgtcggtctggctcaggttaaactcttgaactcagaacgttcttttattctgcagtttgacagtcagttataacggaaaaagaacataaataaactactttaacgtattttttctttagggctttattacgtggcatcggatcggtgcataaactccaatacttcccgataccagcgttttaggcagtatcggagccgataccgatactggtatcggaacatctctagttggtagagcgggcgaccacatatagaggtttactcctagTCCAGTTGTTCCAACACAACCGCCCAATAAACCATTGTATTTTCCAAACGTTTAATCCATGCTTTCATGTTGGACTTTTATTTGGACTGCTTCCAGTCTGCAGCTAATCAAACTGATGCATCCAACCTTGTACTAGAATATCAATGAGAAAGCCCAGCCAATCTCAGCATGTCTCTTGACAGTGACAGCTGAGCTGTAGCTGTGCTATAAAACAGGAGAAAAGCAGTGAGTAGTGACAAACACTTTAGCCAAAGTTTGGATAagtttagggctgggtatttcATCTCAAAACTTTTTGCTGACCAACCAACTCGTGTCCgaataacaaaaaaaggtcAGGTAACTAAAGTTACTACACTGAGTCCTTGGTCAGAGTCTTAGTCGTGTTTACTTACTAACTAATCAGATAATTCCCTATTTCCAaaaattgtacatttttatactACATTCATTTAGGTGACGTTCTTGTTTGTGTTAGAAGATGTTATAGACCTGATGAATTTgatgaaacacatttttggagAAAAACATGCAGCAACGTagccaccaaaaatgtattgttttgattttcgAATATTGGCAGGATTTCTAAAGAGAATGTCAAACAATACCCAGGACTAGATCAAAGCTCCGCTGGTAGTAGTAAAAAGGCAGGAAGGCTGTGTTAAAGCTCCAACATGCATTTAACTTATCAGAACCAGATCTCAGTTCCTCACAAAATATCCAGTCTCGATGGTTTACAGTTGAGCCAAGTTCCCAAAAACTCGTCAGATCACTGTAGTGTTCACACTACACGACTCGCTGTCTTGTAATCAGCAGTCTTTAAGTTGTCGTTTTCACACTACATGTCTGACCGGCGTCAGGGGGTCACCCACTACAAGATCTTACACCGGGAGGAATCCCAGATGTGTATTTTGGGTCTCCAAACTGCGTTTttgtcatgaaaaaaaacacgcGAGAAGTGACACGGGAAATTAGGTAACACCATGTCAGGCGAAAAAACAAGTGCTCCTTTCCTCCAAGTGCTGTTTGTGCGCCGATTTgccaagaagaaaaagaaaagacgcATGCATGCTTGTTGAATGTTGATGTTGGCAGACGGGTTCACAAAATAGCCTGTTCCCACACACGCTTTTACTCTTTATTTCTCTAGGTGTAACAACAACTTTGGTCTGTGCTGCAAATGCAACACATACAGTGAAGTTATTGTTACAGGGGACCCCTCCCCCAGGTGTCCACTCAACCCGCGTCTTGCACTCTCATTGGCTCCCAGAGTCACCGACAGGTCTAGATGTTTAGCCTGCTAGATGAGTCACACGTCAACACCTCAAGCGTCAGATTGAGACGGCCGAGCCAGCGCTGATTTGCCTCTGATCTGGGGCGAGTTAAGAATCAGGGCCAACGTCCTGTAGTGGGAACTACCattagtaggggtgggaatctcttGGCACCTCACGATTCAATTGTGATTCAGAGGCCAACAGTTGgattctaaaccgattatcgatgcaacaatttttttttatgtacatttccatgcgtgatttttaaaaatatacatacaaatctgagtttgctaatcacttcctagacaaagcagctaCACAAAtcttagattttgacatatatttgtcacacacacacacacacgtttgatgaatgaaatgaaatccaTGCTTAAGCCTTTCACATGCTTGTGAAAGGCAGTGGTGGGTAGAGACgcaagcttgtgaccgggaaggttgtcggttcaatccccagaccgacaggatacaatctgggtggggaaagtgaaagagcagcactagtccctccctcattaccaccactgaagtgcctttgagcaaggcccttaacctccaaccgctccagtggagctgctcagtggcaacagatcagactgtggttgtactgggcagcctccaggtatgaatgtggaactgtgtgaatgtgatcagggcgttcctgcataagagaggctgcctctcagtgaacctcccctgaataaataaaggttaaataaataaaaaaaaatgtctccatgtaatcttccatgtcaggCTCAGTCATGTCTAAAGGTGGACAActggcttcttagaacatgaaacatgaggtggtcagatgtaatgtgataaagtagatgaacagcctaattattgtatgtatgtatacacacacacatatatatatatatatatatatacacacatatatatatatatatacacacatatacacacatatatatatatatatatatacacacatatatatatatatatatatatatatatatatatatatatacacatatatatatatatatatatatacacacatatacatacatatatacacgtgtgtgtatatatatatatatatatatatatacacatatatatatacacgtgtgtatatatatatatatatatatacacacatatatatatacacatatatatatacgtgtgtgtatatatatatatatacacacacacacacacatatatatatatatatacatatatatatatatatatatatatatatatatatatacacacacatatatatatatatatatatatatatatatatatatatatatatatatatatatatatatatatatacacatacatatatatatatatatatatatatatatatatatatatatatatatatatatatatatatatatatatatatatatacacacacacatatatatatatatatatacacatatatatatatatatatatatacacacacattatatatatatatatatatatatatatacacatatatatatatatatatatatacacatacacacacatatacatacacacatatatataacaaCACCCCTGGCGTTGTTATAATTTGGACTGTTTCAGTTCCGAATGCCTACTTACTCTACATACATAAGACATGGGAGGATTGTATTAAGActagggctgccccctcttaGTCGACCAATCGgtcgttttggtcttagtcgTCTTATTTGcgttttcatgctgaatgatttatttccaAGACACTTATGAGcccatctctggtaaacacaacatttaaagtGGTGCCTTTGCTTGATCaattgtggagaaactcagttttacagatctgtcgatcTAATCAACAAAATCACGagtgttagtcgactaagaaGTTCTTTAGTTGAAGACAGTAATAATTTAGACagacttggaaaaaaaataaaaaatccaaaccTATCCTTTAAACCTTGTGTTTCAACAGTAGAGATGCTGTCATTCTGTAATACTGACCCAGTGTTGGACTGCCAAGTCCTCCAAAGGCACCAGAACCAAGGGCTCCCAGTGGGGTGAAGGGTGGGGATCGGCCATACGGATCTTAAACACAAATGCAGGTAAACGTCAGAAATTCTGTGATGATACAAATATTAATTTCTATGCAGGCTTTAAGCTGTGCTGACACTTCTGACATGTCTCCAGACAGATGGAAGAACAGGGACAAGACAGCTGTGGAGACTTGATTTCCATTCATTTATGAAGGGTCAAGGTAAAGCCTGGAGTGGGTGAATCAAAGTGACAGACATTGGTTGTGGTGTACAAATGGCATTCAGAAGTGTCTTTTGAAGCTGCTCTTACCCAAGTGTGCAGTTGGAGCGAGGAAAGAGGAGTGGGGCGCTGATGGAGAGATGAAAGGAGCGGAGGACGGATTGACTGCCCCTGAGGGAAACACAAAAtagtaaaagagaaaaaaatgtcacaacTTATCAAATCAAGTGCAACaagtagggttgcacgatattgacaaaatgtgatattgcgatatcgattatgaatgtTGCGATAGatattaattttaatatttttagacATATgacaaattacaaaagttacgggaaaacgcatcaaaatagattcataacaaatacaacacaaggttaatttccactgactgtcatattggactggtacaaaatgaatgaataaataaataaataaataaataaataaggaccatgtctacagaacaggacatgttctactggttggacagtatgaaataaataaataaataaagagaacaggacatgttttactagttggacagtataaaataaataaagagaacaggacatgttttactagttggacagtataaaataaataaagagaacaggacatgttttactggttggacagtataaaatatataaataaagagaacaggacacaacttttcttttgcttctttgattcgttccgttttgttgtctctatcaatTTCTTCACttccactgtcactgtctaaatatgcacacacgtggtacgctccatagggtttgtcacgtggTGGACctgtgcgctgacgtgcactaacatgtgcaagtggcacggtaactggccaatgaaacatgatcattgtAGTGTTtgaagcgggctctaaatcaaacacaactaagccacacagccaacggacgggacgcagcgctccgcaaaataaacataatattgcatacttattgtgacactttcgatatattgcgataacgatattgagtcaatagatcttgcacccctagcaagctactcactcacacacacacacacacacactttgtgctGTGAATCAACATAGCAATGCTGTCAAACCTCAGGGATGTGAGGGATGTCTCACAGTTGGTGAGAGAAGGAATTGATGAGTTATTTAAGAAATTAGTTAAAATCATGTGAGCAgacatgaaatattaaaaacaacactAAGGAAAGAAAtatccaaaacacaaaaaaaacaaaaaaaacatcttatagTCACGTAGCACATTACACAACTTCAAGTTGTGGAATcaacaatacatttacattctGTGAGCTGTTCTTAAGAGACAAAAGATGTTTAGGCATGCACCTGCAGCGGAGAACAGACTGGGAGGTCTGGTCAGATCATGAGAGGGAGGCAGGGCTCCTCCCATGGGCCCCATGGGGCCCAGTCCCCCAGCTCCAGGAAGACGGGCCAGCAGGTCACTACGGAAGTCCAACTTGTGAGGATCAGCCTGCATCAGCTGAAAGAGATGGGTACAACCAGTTAACCAGGTATTTAAAAGGGGTCACAACACTTTCAATCTCTCAATATAAATCAATTTGATTTACTACATTAGGGGTTTTATTCTCTCAATATAATTTCATTTACAACACGTGATTTCAACAACAAACGCGTACCTTCACTTTTTTCTGATGGCTTAGAATCATCCAGGCCACATATACATGCATAGCACACCACTTTCCTGGTTTCTGcacagcacacaaaaaaaacaggggTTTACTATGTAATTCCATGAATCCTGCATGTACACCTTTAAAGCTTTTGCTAACAGAGTCAGGTGTTCTTCCTTTGTTTAGAAATATCGCGTTCAGCCGCTACACACGGTTGGTGTTTTCCATCTGGAGATAAGGTTACCCTTATCAGTATAAAGTTTgggaatataaaaaaagtcagtgaaAAATGCATAAGCAAGGATACAAGAAAATCATGGACAGAACCACATACATTATGCACAGGAGAATTTCTGGCTTCTGAAATATCTAACTGAGTGTGCAAGGGCAGAGAATAGACCAGTAGCAGTCAAGATTACAAGTGAGATTAGTGCAAAGAGTGAATGAAGCAGTGAGAAAGTAAAAACAGGCTGAAGGTTTTAAGGAGAGATTCAAAAAACATCTGTTTT is a window of Sander vitreus isolate 19-12246 chromosome 21, sanVit1, whole genome shotgun sequence DNA encoding:
- the fbrs gene encoding LOW QUALITY PROTEIN: autism susceptibility gene 2 protein homolog (The sequence of the model RefSeq protein was modified relative to this genomic sequence to represent the inferred CDS: deleted 1 base in 1 codon), translated to MEGPSRSTGFRQSRRSRSQRDRERRRRRVDLANERATSLSSGSDREACGTNSVLGPGGRECRPGFGRHRPPRRRKRESVSCEEDIIDGFAIASFVSLEALEMDCSLKPSQRTDMLGRRNKGKRGPEENGGGPLSEPEEGAPHSYSSSCWKSRNKRRKIEGHPLETGYICDTESDTGDKASDNDMDPVFTVSTRKVVEPAPSNMGTSMAKICPPLPARCGGVSRLMVTPRVSGLERSQEKNLEQHFPEPVSSSTSSVPFSCLPPPVTASGTLPRSSPFNGNGSRHNGSPPLSKPKPFHTLPGRSHSIYNINRSNTPVKPPPSASSVASSSSSMRPPTPSTSVPLPYIRGSGSSGPHRPPSRANSGALFASSPGLPPPPPLLQGPGHSTAADQELLRQNLNSHFLNSQEREGRRSVPGAENNAAAAGRSTPGGPSASNSGPGSSGRTSQNQPSIPPLAFQFHQHNHQHQHTHTHQHFTPFLHPTATAPPLFDKYAGKMDGLYRHPFFPQYPPPSVPSIQPVIPPTGPFSSLQGAFQPKPLVPQGAGPDITARLGVVPHHLQPKDPRLTDPFGTSLKISNKPGKWCAMHVYVAWMILSHQKKVKLMQADPHKLDFRSDLLARLPGAGGLGPMGPMGGALPPSHDLTRPPSLFSAAGAVNPSSAPFISPSAPHSSFLAPTAHLDPYGRSPPFTPLGALGSGAFGGLGSPTLAGSVYGPKDSPANVVGSLSTPNHHDPWNRLHGGPSGFAPGPSWAKGPDKRDERDRAKEMERRDIPHIKDEKDRDNMLYGRQPVRMSPVAPPFKPRSSTPVSHINGHSSALGASTGPIEDLTRSLNRDRDRERDRDGDKRPQPTVSSRGPPLGSSVADRDRPRSSSSSVLTTPPPSNRSAPSPMDLYSRPMAQTAHHSEPSHSQRDGYPPSSSAASASVPSLSQAKKSDRTTTPVSKPPLLLPPVKVKEERKEEPEHIPISLPPPAPNHSFERPNSHPHHHRSGTPSSLSLTPTPGVPLMPPTPNHPSHQHLSLLDRSRAIEAYLGTTGAAGLVMGPGERFHHGPGQGPSQGPHSFTWDPWRELAAQQQHQHRREALALRSDPHLALRSDPHLARLLQHQRLLEAAAAAANPHHPPTSTSASTSAVRQEFGLMAHHFDRPHHLGPPGGGLIDEEQRAQILREDFERARYFGMHPHIPAGSHLSSPSHAATAAHLEQLHPGLLSHSLQHGASHASQHHAGLFARLGPLNPQHVPNGILAKTPAGLVGALAVGAPPPLIPSITSRSSTPPRRLGGPGELTMYSAHKDGESR